The Crassostrea angulata isolate pt1a10 chromosome 1, ASM2561291v2, whole genome shotgun sequence nucleotide sequence GTTGGTAGGACCTATATCATGATATGTTGGTAGGacttatttcttgatatgttGGTAAAACGTTTATCATGATATGTTGGTAGGACCTATATAATGATCTATGAAATATATCATGACATGTttgtaatacatatacatgtatatcttgacAACTTTGACTTGTTGATATAACTAAAAACATGTTACGGTCTGTTACTTGacatatataaaatacagtATACTGAGTTTCCTGACATATAGCAACATTTCTGTTGAACATGTGACAGTaccttttgtattttaatttagaattattattttcttgtGATTTACAAAGTGGAAGAATTGCAGGAGTCAgtacttgcataaaataagtTATTTACAGTGGTTGTATTACAGTGTTACTAATTGAATGTTGTTTATTTCTAGATGGTATGAAAAGTTTTGAGAAAGACTATGGCCACAACACAGCTTACTCTCTGAATGATGCACTATGgacatgtcaaaatatgttTGCAAACAGGTCAGTATCTTTTACTTGTCCTCATTAATTGCTTTCTGTATGGAAAACTCACAGTTTTGCATATTAGTAGAGTAACTGCTTCAGTGGTTTATTTGAATCAGGACTAGGTGCTTGAATGGGTTTCGGCCCACTCACAACACAAACTTCGGTCAACACAAAGTTGGCACATACGAAATATCTTCATTTTCTAAgctttttatcatttgaagTTAATTTAGTAGCTTTTTAAAGTGATTAGATTTATTTACATACACATTTAATCTTGTAGTTCCCAGAAGGTGGGGTTTAAGCGCATCATgctgtttacaaataatgacAATCCTCATGCCGGTGCCCCACAGCTTCAGGTAAGTAATGAGGACCTCAGAAGCTTGTGAACAATGAAAAGTGCTCAAAGAAAGGGGCTCTTAAAAGTGAAGGTGCAGCTTGAAGAAGGGATTCTGTCAAAATAGGAAAAGGTTTTAAAAGCAGGGGGGTTTTGGAAAGAAgctaaaaagataaaaacattttcaatggAATTGTGTACGaaagaatgaaaaatatttttcaaatatttttcattttaaccaATTTCCATCTTGAAAATGTACCATCAGTTAAGAGGTTTAGTTACTCGGTATTCATTTACGATTGAACAATAAGTGATATTTATTGTCCATACAGATTAATACTATATGTACGCTTTTCCATGAACTTTTAAGCGCCAAGCCAAAACAAAGGCCGGGGATCTAAAGGAGACAGGAATAGAACTGGAATTGATGCATCTCCAGAAACCCAATGAAAGTTTTGAAgttgataaattttacaaagTGAGTCATACTTATATTTGGTTGTAAGAgatttatacttttaaaaaagaaataccaGTATTTCTTAGtgtattattgtatattattaatTGGAGGGGGATATAAAACATTAATGTTAGGCTTTTACTTCTGAGAATAAGCTATGATTTGATGTGTTTATTTGATTAGGACCTGTTGTATAGTGCTGATGATGATTTCACAGAACTAGCTAACCCAGCAGAAAGACTAGAGGAACTTCTTACAAGGTACTTTGTTGCCTTCATtaaaaggaagaaaatgaaTACTgtagctaaaaaaaattatacaggtTTATAGATGAAACTGCACCAAGGAggaaaagaatttttatttgttaaacctAACATACTTTGTGTAATCAAAGAAAAGCAATAAGAACACACTACAAAGAACTTATTTTTAGCCAAGTAAGTTTTAGAgttttgtaagatttttttaaattttaaattatgagataaattttgtttagATTAATATGTTTTGATGTAGAAATAAGGCAGAGAATGGCATTTTGAAGCTTTGAAACAAATATTCTTTCTAGTATTTGATATGTTTATGTCTTTATGTCTATAATGAATCCATGTATCATTTTTTGGTAGTCCATGTATgtttgattaaatttgaaaaggTTGAAAAGCACAAGTAGTGAAAATTTATCATCCAAAATGTTCAGATTTAAGTACAGTATACATTATTACATAATACTTGAATTTCAGAAAGTAATTGAAACATATATCGTTTGTGAAATTGCAGAGTTCGATCAAAAGATCACAAGAAAAGAGCCTTAAGAAGAATTCCTTTGACCCTCGGACCTGGACTTGAATTAGGAGTGGGAGTGTAAGTACATGCATAAACATAAGTAAGAGACAGGGCTTAAAAAAGCATTACAGTAATATGATGGACGAAAATAGGCCGAGCTTTAATTAGATATGGGAGTtcataattaaaataggatTTAGAACTGTTCACCTGTTATGGGGTTGCTTCttaaatgatttgtatgcatATATTGATTTATTACCACTAGatacagttatacatgtactggcaGTGACTGCTACTTGAGTTTGAAGTaaatagatgtgaaatataaatatcaaatgagacaagtttatttgtttgtttattgcaGGTACACACTTGTCCGTCCTTGTTATAAACCCACAGCTGTCAAGTTATCCAGGAACACCAATGAAGAACTCAAAACTCACTCCAAGACCTATCTTAGGGTGAGTGTGACTTTGAAATGAGTGGAATTTATTGTGGAATCATCAGAATTTGAAGGGACCTTAATTTACATGGATTTTATGGGTATCCCTCATGTAAAAGATACTGTAGCAAATTATGAAGCGCATTGGaatctacaaaattaagtaatgAAAAACCTGTAAAAAATGTTAGTTGCCtggttcatattttttttttatcattgtttgtAGGAAACTGGTGAGGTGTTGATGCCACAGGACCTGAAGAAAGCACAGACTTACGGAGGAAAAAGGATCAGCTTTGAAAACGATGAAATTAATCAGATCAAAAACTTTGGAGAGACTAGTAAGATGAGTAATTAacgaaaaaataattaatttatatgatAGCCATTTAGGTCATTAATCTTAATTATAGAATTCACAAATACTTCCATTCCATAGCTCATATTTAAGCTGGAAAAATaggttcaaaatattgtaatttctgcacatttatttcaataaaaatttagaCATTAAATGGAGGTATACTTTGGTCGTTTCAGGCTTCAAACTAATGGGTTTCAAGCCTTCCAGTCTTCTAAAGAAATACTATCACGTAAAACCAGCACAGTTTATTTATCCAGATGAAACGGTAAATGCCTGCAAAGATACTTTAATACAAGATTTGAAATCATCATAGATGTATATTTATTGGTTGTAATTGTAGGGTTCTCatatgttttgttgttcttcATTTTTGGTTCATCTCTCCTTTGCATCAATGATACTGGGAATATTACTGTCATGGGACCTACATGTAAATCCAAGTTCCTATTCTTTTCTCTTCAGACTATTACAGGCAGTACAACATTGTTCACTGCTTTACTCAAAAAGTCGCTAGAAAGGGACGTAACTGCCATCTGCAAATACATCAGCGGCAAGAACTTCCCTCCACGCTTTGTGGCTCTTGTACCCCAGGTAAACTTGTAGCAATACAGTAAAATACAGTTAAGGTGAACCACCAGAAACGAAACTTCTTgagtcattataaacaaaaaatgttacatgtatatgcaaacagtttatgataaatttaaagttAAAGAGAATTGACTTTACCATAAGTATGCATTTGTTATGTGTTCGCTGTAACCATATTTTGCTGCATCTCTTGACTATTtgctttttgaaaattatagatgactaatttcaattcattttgaTGATTTAAGGAAGAGGAATTTGATAAACAGAATGTACAGATTTCACCTCCTGGATTTCATGtgatttatctcccttttgcTGACGATTTCAGAAAAGTCAAATTTGAGGAGCAGCCAAAAGgtgaaacataaaaaatatttaaaagattctttgtaaaattgaaatattttattcaaattatgttGTTACAAATGCAAAttttaagttgaaaaaaaatattctacatGTAATGGCATTACCTTATAATCAACATGCCATTGAACTTTGGTACATTAATCCCATTTTTTAGCtgaaaatgttaaagaaaatactGGTTAATATTATACTTATTGTTTCATATGCAAAATTAATGCAAAGATGAATTGTAAGACTTAGTActattgatttttattgaaaatttgtgcCTCCTAAGATATCAGACATTTCAGAAATTTTGTCAGTTTTCAAATGCTAAATATTTATCATGGAAAGAAGTGTATACCAATACAAAATGAGCATGGACATTATTCTTTACATTTCAGCGGGGTCTGAGCAGGTTGAGAAGGCCAAGGAGATGATCAAGAAGATGAAGTTTACATTTAACAGCGAGAACTTTGAGAACCCGTCCCTGCAGAAGTACTGGAGGAACATTGAGGCCCTGGCCCTGGACCGAACAGCGCCAGAGGAGGTGGAGGACTTCACTTGTAAGTATCCTATTGGTGTATAGAGTTAAATCTGAACACAACTCATTGATAGATATACAACGTACTGAGCACAACTTGGAAATAAGCATACAGCATACCTACAGATTGTCCCAAGTTGCATGTCTATCCATTTTTGCTTGATAatctaatatttatatatacatgtacctttgtatcgaaaatgcatcaatttgttaaaataaaaaggcccaaaatgtttgttttgaaattcCTCCTCAGGATTCAATATACAGCTAAAAATGAAAAGCGTCCAAATGATAATGTTGTAAAATGGTTTACAAATTTTTTAAGGGAATTTTATATGGAAAAATCTGGCAACTTTTATCTATTTGGATGTTCTCACAACACCTTGCAGAACACTTTGTTAGACCatattgcatgtacatgtactggtagaATTTCACTGTAGTTACAAACCATGAATATTGAGCAAGTTTCAGACTTTTCAGTCTGctaaatgaaaatcattttatttttagtacCTGATGATGAAAGAATGTTAAAGAGGGCAGGAGAAGCTATTGATAACTTTAAAGACATGGTGTTTCCAAGTGGATATGAACCAGGGGCCAAAAAGAGGGTACTTTCCGAGTTTCTAGATTGCAGTTCTGTGGATAATCTTATGAAATACACTTCTTAAACTGTATAAATAATAACtgatatttatgaataaaattgagAATTAAATCTGCTTGGAATGCTTCTTGCTATTTTACAGGGATAATATTTACTTGCATTTCTTTAGGAATTGACATTACTGTAAATCTTTACTTTGAATTGTAGAAAGCAGGAGGGGCCACAGGGAATGCAGCAGCTAAAAAAGCCAAAACCGCGGATGCTTCTGCGTCCATTGATGTCAAGAAGGAAGCAGAAGAAGGGAGGGTAACTGtcgatttctttgtttttttgtttttttagttaTCACAGAGATGTTGattcctttaaaattttttgtaaatttgaggATTGAAGGCATTATGGTTGGAATatatcattgtacatgtaagtgtt carries:
- the LOC128177089 gene encoding X-ray repair cross-complementing protein 5-like isoform X2; amino-acid sequence: MADFGFANFGDDDDNEEEEFTFQGVTQRDGLIFLIDCSKSMFDKDDEDNEEEESHFQLCLRCAQTTLQNKIISSDKDLVGIVFYGTEKSQNPSDFKHVYVYQGLEQPGAERILELESLIDDGMKSFEKDYGHNTAYSLNDALWTCQNMFANSSQKVGFKRIMLFTNNDNPHAGAPQLQRQAKTKAGDLKETGIELELMHLQKPNESFEVDKFYKDLLYSADDDFTELANPAERLEELLTRVRSKDHKKRALRRIPLTLGPGLELGVGVYTLVRPCYKPTAVKLSRNTNEELKTHSKTYLRETGEVLMPQDLKKAQTYGGKRISFENDEINQIKNFGETSFKLMGFKPSSLLKKYYHVKPAQFIYPDETTITGSTTLFTALLKKSLERDVTAICKYISGKNFPPRFVALVPQEEEFDKQNVQISPPGFHVIYLPFADDFRKVKFEEQPKAGSEQVEKAKEMIKKMKFTFNSENFENPSLQKYWRNIEALALDRTAPEEVEDFTLPDDERMLKRAGEAIDNFKDMVFPSGYEPGAKKRKAGGATGNAAAKKAKTADASASIDVKKEAEEGRLGKLTVAVLKEIVKKEKITASGTKKADLIDAINDHFGV
- the LOC128177089 gene encoding X-ray repair cross-complementing protein 5-like isoform X1 encodes the protein MPGANFREKNFEEQKTTNRKYRVKKEMADFGFANFGDDDDNEEEEFTFQGVTQRDGLIFLIDCSKSMFDKDDEDNEEEESHFQLCLRCAQTTLQNKIISSDKDLVGIVFYGTEKSQNPSDFKHVYVYQGLEQPGAERILELESLIDDGMKSFEKDYGHNTAYSLNDALWTCQNMFANSSQKVGFKRIMLFTNNDNPHAGAPQLQRQAKTKAGDLKETGIELELMHLQKPNESFEVDKFYKDLLYSADDDFTELANPAERLEELLTRVRSKDHKKRALRRIPLTLGPGLELGVGVYTLVRPCYKPTAVKLSRNTNEELKTHSKTYLRETGEVLMPQDLKKAQTYGGKRISFENDEINQIKNFGETSFKLMGFKPSSLLKKYYHVKPAQFIYPDETTITGSTTLFTALLKKSLERDVTAICKYISGKNFPPRFVALVPQEEEFDKQNVQISPPGFHVIYLPFADDFRKVKFEEQPKAGSEQVEKAKEMIKKMKFTFNSENFENPSLQKYWRNIEALALDRTAPEEVEDFTLPDDERMLKRAGEAIDNFKDMVFPSGYEPGAKKRKAGGATGNAAAKKAKTADASASIDVKKEAEEGRLGKLTVAVLKEIVKKEKITASGTKKADLIDAINDHFGV